In Gossypium arboreum isolate Shixiya-1 chromosome 6, ASM2569848v2, whole genome shotgun sequence, the following are encoded in one genomic region:
- the LOC108475321 gene encoding uncharacterized protein LOC108475321, whose amino-acid sequence MGSGAAEMMFRSVFKGSISMQDCLIERRPYHRNCQCALHNLKGICSSTCSSRTTNISFPKKQTWGDCSLSDCSLSLSAPKFSSPFPLLPNASFTNTIQNIDSTPVLYEAEAQRS is encoded by the coding sequence ATGGGCAGTGGAGCAGCTGAGATGATGTTCCGGAGCGTCTTCAAAGGAAGCATTTCAATGCAAGACTGCTTGATCGAACGGAGGCCCTACCATCGTAACTGCCAATGTGCATTGCACAACCTCAAAGGGATTTGCTCATCTACTTGCAGTTCTCGGACAACCAATATATCATTCCCTAAGAAACAGACATGGGGTGATTGTTCCTTGTCTGATTGTTCCTTGTCTTTATCGGCTCCCAAATTCTCTTCTCCATTTCCTCTTCTTCCTAATGCCTCCTTCACCAATACCATACAAAATATTGATTCAACTCCGGTTTTGTACGAAGCAGAAGCTCAGCGCAGTTAA